A section of the Papio anubis isolate 15944 chromosome 4, Panubis1.0, whole genome shotgun sequence genome encodes:
- the TCAF2 gene encoding TRPM8 channel-associated factor 2 isoform X3 — protein sequence MKIFQKEFKFIVKKYASIQKYREENGNSSSSPHHQLQSHASGPRCGEDVRQDQQQLLEGISELDIRTGGVPSQLLVHGALAFPLGLDASLNCFLAAARYGRGRVVLAAHECLLCAPKMGSFLLNAVRWLARGQTGKVGVNTNLKDLCPLLSEHGLQCSLEPHLNSNLCVYCCKAYSDKEAKQLQEFVAEGGGLLIGGQAWWWASQNPGHCPLAGFPGNVILNCFGLSILPQTLKAGCFPVPTLEMRSYHFRKALSEFQAILNHENGNLEKSCLAKLRVDGAAFLQIPAEGIPAYISLHRLLRKMLRGSGLPAVSRENPVASDSYEAAMLSLATGLAHSGTDCSQLAQGLGTWTCSSSLYPSKHPITVEIDGINPGNSDCWVSTGLYLLEGQNAEVSLSEVAASAGLRVQIGCHTDDLTKARKLSRAPVVTHQCCMDRTERSVSCLWGGLLYVIVPKGSQLGPVSVTIRGAVPAPYYKLGKTSLEEWKRQMQEDPAPWGELATDNIILTVPTTNLQALKDPEPVLRLWDEMMEAVARLAAEPFPLRRPERIVADVQISAGWMHSGYPIMCHLESVKEIINEMDMRSRGVWGPIHELGHNQQRHGWEFPPHTTEATCNLWSVYVHETVLGIPRAQAHEALSPPEREKRIKAHLGKGAPLCGWNVWTALETYLQLQEAFGWEPFTQLFAEYQTLSHLPKDNTGRMNLWVKKFSEKVKKNLVPFFEAWGWPVQKEVADSLASLPEWQENPMQVYLRAKE from the exons atgaaaatatttcaaaaggaatTCAAATTTATTGTGAAAAAATACGCATCAATACAGAAATATAGAGAGGAAAATGGCAACTCATCCTCCTCCCCACACCACCAGCTCCAGTCTCATGCCTCTGGACCGAG GTGTGGGGAGGATGTCAGGCAGGACCAGCAGCAGCTCCTGGAGGGGATCTCAGAGCTGGACATCAGGACAGGGGGAGTCCCCTCACAGCTGCTGGTGCATGGAGCCCTGGCCTTCCCTCTGGGGCTGGATGCCTCACTCAACTGCTTCCTGGCAGCTGCTCGCTATGGCCGGGGCCGTGTGGTCCTGGCTGCCCAcgagtgcctgctgtgtgctcCCAAGATGGGGTCCTTCTTGCTCAATGCGGTGCGCTGGCTGGCCAGAGGCCAGACAGGCAAAGTTGGGGTGAACACAAATCTAAAAGATCTGTGTCCCCTCCTATCGGAACATGGCCTGCAATGCAGCCTGGAGCCCCATCTGAACAGCAACTTGTGTGTCTACTGCTGCAAGGCGTACAGTGACAAGGAGGCTAAGCAGCTGCAGGAGTTTGTGGCTGAGGGTGGGGGGCTGCTGATtgggggccaggcctggtggtgggcctCCCAGAACCCTGGCCACTGCCCCTTGGCTGGTTTCCCTGGTAACGTCATCCTCAACTGCTTTGGCCTCAGcatcctgcctcagactctcaaagcaGGCTGTTTCCCCGTTCCCACCCTTGAGATGAGAAGCTACCACTTCCGCAAGGCGCTCTCTGAATTCCAGGCTATCCTGAACCATGAGAATGGGAACTTGGAAAAGAGCTGTCTGGCAAAGTTGAGAGTTGATGGTGCAGCCTTCCTACAGATTCCTGCAGAGGGGATCCCTGCTTACATATCCCTGCACAGGCTCCTGAGGAAGATGCTACGAGGGTCAGGCCTCCCAGCTGTGAGCCGGGAAAATCCAGTTGCCAGTGACTCCTATGAGGCTGCCATGCTCTCCCTGGCCACTGGGCTGGCTCACTCTGGAACTGACTGCTCCCAGCTGGCCCAGGGGCTTGGCACCTGGACCTGCTCCTCTAGTTTGTACCCCTCAAAACACCCCATCACTGTGGAGATTGACGGAATCAACCCAG GCAACAGTGATTGCTGGGTAAGTACCGGGCTCTACCTCCTGGAAGGACAAAATGCAGAAGTTTCACTGTCTGAAGTTGCCGCCTCTGCTGGCCTCCGG GTGCAGATTGGCTGCCACACCGATGACCTAACCAAGGCCAGGAAGCTATCTCGAGCCCCCGTGGTGACTCATCAATGCTGTATGGACAGGACTGAACGGTCAGTCTCCTGCCTCTGGGGTGGCCTCCTCTACGTCATCGTGCCCAAGGGCAGCCAACTAGGCCCTGTGTCTGTCACTATCAGGGGGGCTGTGCCTGCCCCATACTACAAGCTGG GTAAGACATCACTAGAAGAGTGGAAGAGGCAGATGCAGGAGGACCCAGCTCCCTGGGGAGAGCTGGCCACGGACAACATCATCCTGACAGTGCCAACCACAAACCTCCAGGCCCTGAAGGACCCCGAGCCTGTGCTCCGCCTCTGGGATGAGATGATGGAGGCTGTGGCCAGGCTGGCGGCTGAACCCTTCCCTCTCCGCCGTCCCGAGAGGATTGTGGCTGATGTGCAGATCTCAGCTG GCTGGATGCATTCAGGATACCCCATCATGTGCCACCTGGAGTCTGTGAAGGAGATCATCAACGAGATGGACATGAGGAGCAGGGGTGTGTGGGGCCCCATCCATGAGCTGGGCCACAACCAACAGCGGCATGGATGGGAGTTCCCCCCGCACACTACTGAGGCCACCTGCAACCTTTGGTCAGTCTACGTGCATGAAACAGTCCTAGGGATCCCCAGGGCTCAGGCCCACGAGGCTCTGAGCCCTCCAGAGCGAGAGAAGAGAATCAAGGCCCACCTGGGAAAGGGAGCCCCTCTGTGTGGCTGGAATGTGTGGACAGCCCTGGAAACATATCTACAG CTCCAGGAGGCCTTCGGGTGGGAGCCATTCACCCAGCTCTTTGCTGAGTACCAGACCCTCTCTCATCTCCCCAAAGACAACACTGGCAGGATGAACCTATGGGTAAAGAAGTTCTCTGAAAAAGTGAAGAAGAACCTGGTTCCCTTCTTTGAGGCCTGGGGCTGGCCTGTCCAGAAGGAGGTGGCTGACAGCCTGGCCTCCCTACCAGAGTGGCAGGAAAACCCCATGCAAGTATACCTCCGTGCCAAGGAGTGA